Proteins found in one Streptococcus criceti HS-6 genomic segment:
- a CDS encoding ArsR/SmtB family transcription factor: MTITIQFSNYALKTDETLTQRIQFVYSPLNELFRSLHVLLNPRHHGTNIDWVIGIQDRLTDDFYENLHYFQLFYELGVSPILLCNFRYHATTIEEEIQNLKKFLSELPAAQLIEHLGKVTRDRENSFIPTLAKGLEWKDFSLHKDNQLLSDLRMDASSVYQHLFSFIDWYRRKIFDNTWKEKAIQQKLLDEIQKQSSFLRKNGLIEMFNHLQVDRIHWKEDELVVIKPFEQEIQLQDSDSIMLIPSYFIWPHLFVETFDQGLAITYDITEQPSYYNATPENLITIFKALSDPVRLQIMNYVINKPSTTQSLAQILLMSNSSVSRHLQILKEANLLTTTKAKKFVLYEPTQLVTQLMPNFYQFFKN; this comes from the coding sequence ATGACTATTACCATTCAATTTAGCAATTATGCTCTAAAAACGGATGAGACCTTGACGCAAAGAATACAATTTGTCTATTCTCCCTTAAATGAGCTTTTTAGAAGTTTACATGTTTTATTGAATCCTCGTCACCATGGAACAAATATTGACTGGGTGATTGGGATACAAGACAGATTGACAGACGATTTCTATGAGAACCTTCACTATTTTCAACTCTTTTATGAACTCGGTGTTTCTCCTATCTTGCTTTGCAATTTTCGTTATCATGCGACAACGATTGAAGAAGAGATACAAAATCTAAAGAAATTTCTTAGTGAGCTGCCTGCTGCTCAGCTAATTGAGCATTTGGGAAAAGTAACTAGGGACCGAGAAAATTCCTTCATTCCGACATTAGCAAAGGGATTAGAATGGAAAGATTTTTCTTTGCATAAGGACAATCAGTTACTTAGTGACTTGAGAATGGATGCCTCCAGTGTTTACCAACATCTTTTTTCTTTTATTGATTGGTATAGACGAAAAATATTTGATAACACTTGGAAAGAGAAGGCTATTCAGCAGAAACTGCTAGATGAAATTCAGAAGCAATCTTCTTTTTTAAGAAAAAACGGTTTAATCGAAATGTTTAATCATTTACAGGTTGACCGCATCCATTGGAAAGAGGATGAGCTAGTCGTTATTAAGCCGTTTGAGCAAGAAATCCAACTGCAAGATAGTGATTCTATTATGTTGATCCCTAGTTATTTTATTTGGCCTCACCTCTTTGTTGAAACTTTCGACCAAGGGCTTGCCATTACTTATGATATTACTGAGCAGCCAAGTTACTATAACGCCACACCGGAAAATTTGATTACTATCTTTAAAGCTCTAAGTGATCCTGTCCGATTGCAAATTATGAATTATGTTATTAATAAACCAAGTACGACACAATCTTTGGCTCAAATTTTATTAATGAGTAATTCCAGTGTCTCCAGACATTTGCAAATTTTAAAGGAAGCTAACTTATTAACAACAACAAAAGCTAAAAAATTCGTTCTTTATGAGCCGACACAGCTCGTTACACAACTGATGCCAAACTTTTATCAATTCTTTAAGAATTGA
- a CDS encoding ArsR/SmtB family transcription factor: protein MTIEKLSKNQDEQRIKIFKALADPARLNIVRLLYQKQDELNCGEIGTLLAISKSAASYHFRTLREAGLTNTRKVGQNKFVKLNQKTFDILLPGFLTSLEAEE from the coding sequence ATGACTATTGAAAAACTATCTAAAAATCAAGATGAACAAAGAATCAAAATATTTAAAGCCTTGGCTGATCCTGCTCGACTAAATATTGTCAGACTTCTATACCAGAAACAAGACGAGTTGAATTGTGGTGAGATTGGTACTTTGCTGGCTATTAGCAAGTCGGCTGCCTCTTACCATTTTAGAACCCTGCGTGAAGCAGGTCTTACAAATACAAGGAAGGTGGGGCAAAATAAGTTTGTAAAATTAAATCAAAAAACGTTTGATATCTTATTGCCCGGCTTTCTGACTTCTCTTGAAGCTGAAGAATGA
- a CDS encoding MFS transporter, which translates to MKKYSLLFFLTMFIIGTDTFLVSPLLPTLTKLYRIDSSISGWMVSAYAIGYAVFALISGPISDGRDRKKVMTYGLAAFAISTFLCGFATSFSLMLLFRLFAGISASFVTPQVWASIPIVVDKSHIVQVMGYATAGLSVSQMAGVPIGGYLASFSWQTPFYTIAAASLILLILIHVYLPKLEISQSNRISFTEAYKNILTNRKSVSYLVAYFVFQTGSFTAITFISTWFTHDFHMSLTTISTAIIAIGAGNLLGSLFGSQIVKRFGLQKTFRTELITLTILYLILPFAQNFWTAEILLTIIYVNNGFVFPLFMTTLQGTVENARSTISSLSNAAMYLGETIAGIIGGVLFVTFTGFSGISIFAAIMIALSWLLYAQAGAFKKN; encoded by the coding sequence ATGAAAAAATACTCTCTTTTATTCTTTTTAACCATGTTCATCATTGGGACAGATACATTCTTAGTATCTCCCTTGCTGCCAACTCTAACCAAATTGTACAGGATAGATTCCTCCATTTCAGGTTGGATGGTTAGTGCATACGCTATTGGTTATGCTGTTTTCGCGCTTATCTCAGGCCCTATTTCTGATGGTAGAGATAGGAAGAAAGTAATGACTTACGGATTAGCCGCTTTTGCTATCTCAACATTTCTATGTGGATTTGCAACTAGCTTCTCTCTTATGCTTCTTTTCCGCTTATTTGCAGGCATCAGCGCTTCATTTGTAACTCCTCAGGTTTGGGCATCTATTCCGATTGTAGTAGATAAAAGTCATATTGTTCAAGTCATGGGTTATGCGACTGCAGGTTTATCTGTTTCTCAAATGGCTGGTGTCCCAATTGGCGGTTATCTTGCCAGCTTTTCTTGGCAAACACCATTCTATACTATTGCAGCAGCTTCTCTTATATTACTCATTTTAATTCATGTTTATCTGCCTAAACTTGAAATCAGTCAGTCTAATAGAATTTCATTTACAGAGGCCTATAAAAATATTTTAACCAATAGAAAATCTGTGAGTTATCTTGTTGCTTATTTTGTATTCCAAACAGGTTCATTTACAGCTATCACCTTTATTTCAACATGGTTTACACATGATTTTCATATGAGTCTGACAACCATCAGTACAGCTATTATTGCCATTGGGGCAGGGAACTTACTTGGCTCTCTTTTCGGCAGCCAAATCGTTAAACGTTTCGGTCTGCAAAAGACATTCAGAACAGAGCTAATTACACTCACTATTCTTTATTTAATATTACCATTCGCACAGAATTTTTGGACTGCTGAAATTTTATTAACTATCATTTATGTTAATAATGGTTTTGTCTTTCCATTATTCATGACAACTTTACAAGGAACTGTCGAAAATGCACGCAGTACTATCTCTTCATTGTCAAATGCAGCTATGTACCTTGGAGAAACAATTGCCGGCATTATTGGAGGAGTTCTCTTTGTAACTTTTACAGGATTCTCAGGAATTTCCATATTTGCAGCTATCATGATTGCTTTATCTTGGTTGCTTTATGCACAAGCAGGAGCGTTTAAGAAAAACTAA
- a CDS encoding Type 1 glutamine amidotransferase-like domain-containing protein — translation MKFFLTSYIAGTEKQLKDFLKDYSSRILFIPTAGNVEEYTGYIDEGIKTLNNLGFTLDILNIAQESKKDCDFAIASCDCLCIAGGNTFYLLQELEKKSLVELITQRIREGMLYIGESAGAIITSKDIEYSRFLDNPSSATALKDYTGLNLWNKYLLPHNNEFPFIESTAETIQTYSKKLDLLPIDNQTAVVIENEQFSVIG, via the coding sequence ATGAAATTTTTTCTAACATCTTACATAGCTGGTACAGAGAAGCAATTAAAAGATTTTTTGAAAGATTATAGTTCAAGAATTCTATTTATTCCAACTGCAGGCAATGTGGAAGAATATACAGGATATATTGACGAAGGGATAAAAACTCTTAACAATCTTGGTTTTACTCTCGATATCTTAAACATAGCTCAAGAAAGCAAGAAAGATTGTGATTTTGCTATTGCCTCTTGTGACTGTCTTTGTATAGCAGGTGGAAACACCTTCTATCTATTACAGGAATTAGAGAAGAAGAGTTTGGTAGAACTTATTACACAAAGAATAAGAGAAGGAATGCTATATATAGGAGAGTCTGCTGGGGCAATTATCACCTCCAAGGATATTGAATATAGTCGCTTTTTGGATAACCCAAGTAGTGCGACTGCGTTAAAAGATTACACTGGCCTCAATCTCTGGAATAAGTATCTGCTCCCTCATAATAATGAATTTCCCTTCATAGAAAGTACCGCTGAAACTATTCAGACTTACTCTAAAAAATTGGACTTACTACCGATTGATAATCAGACCGCAGTTGTTATAGAAAATGAGCAATTTTCAGTTATCGGATGA
- a CDS encoding heavy metal translocating P-type ATPase yields the protein MSNFKKFMTVLLIGLLALVLTFGLGQGHLAYLLVAISGGVMSLLMFWGMIQTLKEGRYGVDILAITAIIATLAIGDYWASLIILVMLTGGESLEDYAGRRASRELTSLLDNTPKLAHKIVGTNVEVVDVDDLRINDTVLLRPQEMVPVDGIILEGCSDFNEASLTGESKTIEKGPGDSLMSGSLNGSDAIQFKVTALAKDSQYQQLVKLVKESKGNPAPFVRLADRYALPFTIFAYLIGGLAWLLTKNPVRFAQVLVVASPCPLILAAPIALVAGMSQSSKNGVIVKNGTVLEKLSKIKTAAFDKTGTITQGDLQVDQIVAVRASQEELLTYASSIEQSSSHVLAQSLVHYAQSHGIKMLPVSDIEEITAKGVQGNCQGSLFSVGKMAMMPDLTDDQKTDKTSIYVAKDNRYIGHITFTDRVRPEAKSTMSELQNLGVNNLVMVTGDRKGIADKIAQEVGITQVHADCLPQDKINFLRAVAPDQQPVLMVGDGINDAPALATVDVGIAMGASGSSAASESADVVILKDDLSKVTQVIKIAKHTMSIARQSVLIGLTVCVVLMLIAATGAIPTLVGAVLQEVVDTVAILSALRAHSKAL from the coding sequence ATGAGCAACTTCAAAAAATTTATGACCGTGCTCCTGATCGGACTGCTAGCTTTGGTTCTGACCTTTGGCTTAGGTCAAGGGCACTTGGCCTATTTACTGGTAGCTATTTCAGGTGGTGTGATGTCTCTTTTGATGTTTTGGGGTATGATCCAGACTCTCAAGGAAGGTCGTTATGGAGTTGATATTTTGGCTATCACAGCCATTATTGCAACTCTAGCTATTGGTGACTACTGGGCTAGTTTGATTATTCTGGTCATGTTAACAGGAGGGGAAAGTCTGGAAGACTATGCTGGTCGCCGTGCCAGCCGCGAACTGACTAGCCTCTTAGATAATACTCCTAAGTTGGCCCATAAGATAGTTGGGACCAATGTTGAAGTAGTGGATGTTGACGACCTGAGGATTAACGACACTGTTCTTTTGCGTCCTCAGGAGATGGTGCCCGTTGATGGGATCATCCTAGAAGGTTGTTCCGATTTCAATGAAGCTTCTCTAACTGGAGAGTCTAAGACTATCGAAAAAGGTCCTGGTGATAGCCTCATGTCGGGATCGCTCAATGGTTCCGATGCTATCCAGTTCAAAGTGACAGCTCTGGCCAAGGATAGTCAATACCAGCAACTGGTAAAATTGGTTAAGGAATCAAAAGGGAACCCTGCTCCTTTTGTCCGTTTAGCTGACCGTTATGCCCTTCCCTTTACCATCTTTGCCTATCTAATTGGTGGTCTCGCTTGGTTGCTCACCAAGAATCCTGTCCGTTTTGCTCAAGTATTAGTAGTCGCTTCGCCTTGCCCCTTGATTTTAGCAGCGCCAATTGCTCTGGTAGCTGGCATGAGCCAATCTTCAAAAAACGGCGTTATTGTCAAGAATGGTACAGTCTTGGAAAAACTCTCTAAAATCAAAACTGCGGCTTTCGATAAGACAGGGACTATTACTCAGGGAGATCTGCAAGTTGATCAAATTGTAGCGGTGAGAGCTAGCCAAGAAGAACTTCTGACCTATGCATCCAGCATTGAGCAATCCTCTTCACATGTCCTAGCTCAAAGTCTGGTTCATTATGCCCAGAGTCATGGCATTAAAATGCTGCCAGTTAGTGATATTGAAGAAATCACTGCCAAAGGCGTACAAGGTAACTGCCAAGGCAGTCTCTTCTCAGTTGGAAAGATGGCCATGATGCCTGACTTAACTGATGATCAAAAGACCGATAAAACCAGTATTTATGTAGCTAAAGATAACCGCTATATCGGTCACATCACTTTTACTGATCGCGTTCGACCAGAAGCAAAAAGCACCATGTCTGAACTTCAAAACCTCGGCGTGAACAATCTGGTCATGGTAACAGGAGACAGAAAAGGTATTGCCGATAAGATTGCCCAAGAAGTCGGTATCACTCAGGTTCATGCGGACTGTCTCCCTCAAGACAAAATTAACTTCCTAAGAGCAGTGGCACCAGATCAGCAGCCTGTTCTTATGGTTGGCGACGGGATTAATGATGCCCCTGCTCTAGCAACGGTCGATGTAGGTATTGCAATGGGAGCCAGTGGTTCCAGTGCTGCTAGTGAGAGTGCTGATGTTGTTATTCTCAAAGATGACCTCAGTAAGGTCACTCAAGTCATTAAGATTGCTAAACACACCATGAGTATTGCCCGTCAGTCGGTCTTAATCGGTCTGACTGTCTGTGTGGTTCTTATGTTAATCGCCGCAACCGGGGCCATTCCAACTCTAGTCGGAGCCGTACTTCAAGAAGTCGTCGATACTGTGGCTATATTATCAGCCCTGCGGGCCCATAGTAAGGCCTTATAA
- a CDS encoding helix-turn-helix domain-containing protein: MKNQTIVARLRKQKGWTQERLAEETGLSVRTIQRIEKGDDSSLETLGLVANALDISVNELFNDDEDSQTLEKVAAYVDEQASQLEKRDAEDKLFSIFRLGYIFIMVLLATGINFISDKLLQTILGLVWTFIFLTGLTLSKYIRKTHWKDRLDKKYPLTKNISLSRDRHLDRKGFSHASKDDFLWWKSPVVRPIGMIFWGIIIPLLFICKYALHLF; the protein is encoded by the coding sequence ATGAAAAATCAAACAATCGTTGCGAGGCTGCGTAAACAAAAGGGGTGGACTCAAGAACGTTTAGCTGAAGAGACAGGTCTCAGTGTTCGGACCATTCAACGTATCGAAAAAGGTGATGACTCAAGTTTAGAAACCCTTGGGTTAGTTGCCAACGCCTTGGATATTTCCGTTAATGAGCTCTTTAACGATGATGAAGATAGTCAAACATTGGAAAAAGTAGCTGCCTATGTTGATGAGCAGGCTAGCCAACTAGAAAAGCGAGATGCCGAAGACAAACTCTTTTCGATTTTCCGACTGGGTTATATCTTTATTATGGTTTTGTTGGCAACTGGCATCAATTTTATTTCAGATAAGCTTCTGCAAACGATTCTTGGTCTAGTTTGGACGTTTATATTCCTAACTGGTCTGACTCTTTCTAAATACATTCGCAAGACACATTGGAAAGACCGCCTTGATAAGAAGTACCCACTGACCAAGAATATCTCTTTGTCTCGTGACCGCCATCTGGATCGTAAGGGATTTTCTCATGCCTCCAAGGATGATTTCCTCTGGTGGAAGAGTCCTGTTGTCCGACCAATTGGAATGATTTTTTGGGGTATCATTATTCCTCTGCTCTTTATCTGTAAATATGCTTTACATCTTTTCTAA
- a CDS encoding NUDIX hydrolase — MENCIERIKEYQPRPLGQERCYAVLLPLVWDENNQDWQILYQIRSKYISQPGEVSFPGGRVETGESFQEAAVRETAEELNITSSQIEILGEIDYFIHHGRTIRCFVGKILGDWQAIQANPDEVERLFTLPLNQLLITKPKIYHLIATPKPDSNFPFERIPNGSNYNFGKDNRKVLFYDLGGENLWGITAQFTARFIEILKDDHS, encoded by the coding sequence ATAGAAAATTGTATCGAACGAATAAAAGAGTACCAACCCCGACCTTTAGGGCAAGAGAGGTGTTATGCTGTTCTCTTGCCCTTAGTCTGGGATGAAAATAATCAGGATTGGCAGATTCTTTATCAGATTCGCAGTAAATATATTTCTCAACCTGGGGAGGTTTCTTTTCCGGGTGGTCGAGTGGAAACAGGAGAAAGCTTTCAAGAAGCAGCTGTTCGAGAGACAGCTGAGGAGTTGAATATTACCAGTTCTCAAATTGAAATTTTGGGTGAAATAGATTACTTTATCCATCATGGTCGGACCATCCGCTGTTTTGTCGGTAAGATTTTAGGAGACTGGCAGGCTATTCAGGCAAATCCTGACGAGGTGGAAAGACTTTTTACCCTCCCCTTGAACCAGCTTCTGATAACGAAACCAAAAATTTACCACCTAATTGCAACACCTAAACCAGACTCCAATTTTCCCTTTGAGCGGATTCCCAATGGCTCTAACTATAATTTTGGTAAGGATAATCGTAAGGTGCTCTTCTATGATCTAGGTGGAGAAAATCTCTGGGGTATTACTGCGCAATTCACTGCTCGCTTCATTGAGATTCTAAAGGATGACCATAGTTGA
- a CDS encoding PadR family transcriptional regulator, with amino-acid sequence MYFPVSSILIEFLILAITEKGDSYGYEISQTIKIIANIKESTLYPILKRLEKAGYLTTYSQEYQGRRRKYYSITSAGLTQLALRKDEWQKHISTIDGIIEGRIRHDKK; translated from the coding sequence ATGTATTTTCCGGTATCATCCATCCTCATTGAATTTTTGATTCTAGCTATTACTGAGAAAGGGGATTCCTATGGTTATGAGATTAGTCAAACTATCAAAATCATTGCTAATATCAAGGAATCAACCCTCTATCCCATTCTCAAACGGTTGGAAAAAGCGGGCTATCTGACAACCTACAGTCAAGAATACCAGGGAAGACGACGTAAGTATTATTCCATCACATCAGCGGGTCTGACACAGTTAGCCCTGCGCAAAGATGAATGGCAGAAGCATATCTCAACCATCGACGGCATTATCGAAGGGAGAATCAGACATGACAAAAAATGA
- a CDS encoding DUF1700 domain-containing protein, producing the protein MTKNDYLQQLDKYLRKLPHQDYQEAMDYFTEYFDEAGPSNESQVIQELGSPKDAAKDIIHNILDEKSDRVYANSKSRLALIWIAILACLLNPFSWALLAVVFTILATGVAMIFIFFMLGIAGAISGIAIFIDGLTYLGSTWAGSLIGIGIGMLFAGFACLLILATSEASKWLGRGTVGLVRWANKKGKRS; encoded by the coding sequence ATGACAAAAAATGACTATTTACAGCAACTGGATAAGTATCTAAGAAAGTTGCCCCATCAAGATTATCAAGAAGCTATGGATTACTTCACAGAGTACTTTGACGAAGCAGGCCCCTCAAACGAGTCTCAAGTCATCCAAGAACTGGGTAGTCCCAAGGACGCTGCTAAAGATATTATTCACAATATCTTAGACGAGAAATCGGACCGTGTTTATGCTAACTCCAAATCACGTCTAGCTTTAATCTGGATAGCTATCCTTGCCTGTCTCCTTAATCCTTTTAGTTGGGCTCTCTTAGCCGTGGTCTTTACCATTCTTGCAACAGGCGTCGCCATGATTTTTATCTTTTTTATGCTAGGTATTGCTGGAGCTATTTCAGGTATTGCTATTTTTATTGACGGACTAACCTATCTCGGTTCAACCTGGGCTGGTTCCCTCATTGGTATCGGAATAGGAATGCTTTTCGCTGGCTTTGCCTGTCTCCTTATTTTAGCAACCAGCGAGGCCTCTAAATGGCTTGGTCGTGGTACAGTTGGCCTAGTTCGGTGGGCAAATAAGAAAGGAAAAAGGTCATGA
- a CDS encoding DUF4097 family beta strand repeat-containing protein: protein MKKWKKITLISGISLILSGAVLAYIGQLSGGLDAIQYKNHGKVSHVKKKLDPFDHIDLEGDYYDILVKSTTDKEASISYYTNKKEKVDFNVTDKKLSVKQSSKGLAHFINLSILAQLADAKTKNLNTIVISLPKGQTISTLKSKSSINGLKLDGLTVNRLDTNVDTGNLTVKNSKILAGQVDIDTGSVDISDSQLSDLTLTNDTGSINLDTVTLTSSKISVDTGSLDGQQLTFKKNNRISADTGSIDLNLKDYHLTVSSHADTGSVDVSDKLIPSKNNFLDLKADTGSITLE, encoded by the coding sequence ATGAAAAAGTGGAAAAAAATAACATTGATTTCTGGAATTAGTTTAATTCTTTCCGGGGCCGTATTGGCTTACATTGGACAACTCAGTGGCGGTTTAGATGCTATCCAGTATAAAAATCATGGCAAAGTTAGCCATGTGAAGAAGAAATTAGACCCGTTTGATCACATTGATCTAGAAGGTGATTACTATGACATTCTTGTCAAATCAACAACAGATAAGGAAGCAAGTATCTCCTACTACACTAACAAAAAGGAAAAAGTCGACTTTAATGTTACTGATAAGAAGTTAAGTGTGAAGCAAAGCTCAAAGGGGTTGGCTCACTTTATAAATCTATCTATTTTAGCTCAGCTAGCTGATGCTAAAACGAAAAACTTGAATACCATTGTTATCTCTCTTCCCAAAGGGCAAACAATTTCTACTCTTAAAAGTAAATCTTCAATTAATGGCCTTAAACTAGATGGCCTTACGGTTAATCGCCTTGATACCAATGTTGATACTGGTAATCTAACGGTCAAAAATTCTAAAATTTTAGCTGGACAAGTAGATATTGATACGGGGAGCGTTGATATTTCCGACTCACAACTGTCTGATTTGACTCTAACCAACGATACTGGCAGTATTAATCTGGATACTGTCACACTAACCTCAAGTAAAATTTCTGTTGATACGGGTAGTCTGGATGGCCAACAATTAACCTTCAAAAAGAACAATCGGATTTCTGCCGATACTGGTAGCATTGATCTTAATCTCAAAGATTACCATTTGACAGTATCTAGTCATGCTGATACGGGTAGTGTTGATGTCAGTGATAAACTCATACCCTCAAAAAATAATTTTCTTGATTTAAAGGCCGACACCGGCAGTATCACGCTTGAATAA
- a CDS encoding YhgE/Pip domain-containing protein, producing the protein MLEEVKAILKKPTLWVTIFGVSLVPMLYNIIFLSSMWDPYGNVNHLPVAVVNQDKTAELNGKDLTIGKNMVRNMAENDSLDYHFTSKDSANRGLRHGDYYMVVTLPKDLSQNAASLMTSHPKKLQINYQTTKGRSFVASKMSDSAMSKLEASVSNSLTQTYTQAVFQSMSKLKDGMGQAADGSSALATGADSAKSGSQTLGDSLNLLSTSTQALASGAGSLNTGLQAYASGVDQLSSGLNLMNANMGTLVDRVSALSSGANSAQPLITGANQLSTGLSQLASNTSLTSDQKTQIDQLVAALPALNSAIQNLNQAVNSEGSTGTSGVPTTSTTTTSGPDLSGVQASLASIESQLQSLSGTGTSTTIADTSGQLAAVQSTSAYQSLTPEQQAEISNAVTNNAPQTSSSSVDVSSLIATVQSLEATLANAGTGTSTTTTTSSSNPTSTSPDLSSLQTNISSLAAQANLVLPGAARSLSSLESGLATVNTTLNQQVLPGSQQVAGGIGTMQSQLSSGSSQLLTGVSTLSNATSTLANGAGQLSSKSGQLTNGSSQLASGTNQLSSGADQLAQGGAALTTGLSTLSSGADTLSQSLAKAKDQLNVVSVKPTNAKAVAQPLSIKHSDKDNVATNGVGMAPYMMSVALMVVALSSNVIFAKALSGNEPRTRFAWAKNKLLINGLIATVSATILFFAVQVIGVHPNYSGKTYLVTLFTAWALMAVVTALVGWHQRYGAFASLILLLLQLGSSAGTYPIELSPKFFKVIQPYLPMSYSVLGLRKTISLTGDVGQELGTLLAFILGAMLVGLLIYRQQDDR; encoded by the coding sequence ATGTTAGAAGAAGTCAAAGCTATTCTAAAAAAACCTACACTCTGGGTAACAATTTTTGGAGTATCATTGGTCCCTATGCTCTATAATATTATCTTTTTGAGCTCCATGTGGGATCCTTATGGGAATGTCAACCACCTACCCGTTGCTGTTGTTAATCAAGACAAAACAGCTGAGCTAAATGGTAAAGACCTGACCATTGGAAAAAATATGGTCCGCAATATGGCTGAAAATGATAGTCTTGATTACCATTTTACCTCAAAAGACAGTGCCAATAGAGGATTGAGGCACGGTGATTATTACATGGTTGTGACTCTGCCAAAGGATCTTTCGCAGAATGCCGCCAGTTTGATGACAAGCCATCCCAAAAAATTGCAGATTAATTACCAAACAACCAAGGGAAGAAGTTTTGTTGCTTCTAAAATGAGTGATTCGGCTATGTCCAAGTTAGAGGCCAGTGTCTCTAACTCTCTGACCCAAACTTATACACAGGCGGTCTTTCAAAGTATGTCCAAGTTGAAAGATGGGATGGGCCAAGCTGCCGATGGCAGCAGTGCCTTAGCGACCGGTGCGGATAGTGCTAAGTCTGGTAGTCAGACTCTTGGCGACAGTCTCAACTTGCTATCAACTTCGACCCAAGCCTTAGCTTCTGGTGCTGGTAGTCTGAATACAGGCCTGCAAGCTTATGCCAGCGGTGTAGATCAGCTCTCGTCTGGCCTTAACCTCATGAATGCCAACATGGGAACATTGGTAGATAGGGTATCTGCTCTTTCTTCTGGAGCAAATTCTGCTCAACCTCTAATAACAGGGGCAAATCAGCTCTCAACTGGCCTCAGCCAATTAGCTAGCAATACTAGCCTGACATCCGATCAAAAGACCCAGATTGACCAATTGGTCGCTGCTCTTCCTGCTCTCAATTCAGCTATTCAAAATCTGAATCAAGCTGTCAATTCTGAGGGAAGCACAGGAACGAGTGGAGTCCCAACGACTAGCACGACAACAACCAGTGGGCCAGATTTATCTGGAGTACAGGCTAGTCTGGCCAGTATTGAGTCTCAACTGCAATCTTTATCTGGCACAGGAACGAGTACGACAATCGCAGACACCTCTGGTCAATTAGCAGCAGTTCAATCAACTTCAGCTTATCAATCCTTGACGCCAGAGCAGCAGGCGGAAATTTCTAATGCTGTTACTAACAATGCCCCACAAACAAGCAGCAGTTCTGTTGATGTTAGTAGTCTAATTGCCACGGTTCAAAGCTTGGAAGCAACGCTGGCGAATGCTGGAACTGGTACTAGTACGACAACTACAACCAGCTCATCTAACCCAACGTCAACGAGCCCTGATTTATCTAGTCTACAAACCAATATCAGTAGTCTAGCTGCGCAGGCTAATCTTGTCTTACCAGGAGCTGCCAGAAGTCTATCCAGTCTGGAATCAGGTTTGGCAACTGTTAATACAACGCTTAATCAACAAGTCCTACCAGGAAGTCAGCAGGTAGCTGGCGGTATTGGGACCATGCAAAGTCAGTTATCCAGTGGTTCTTCCCAACTCTTGACAGGTGTGTCAACTTTGAGTAATGCTACCTCCACCTTAGCTAACGGAGCTGGTCAACTGTCCAGCAAGTCTGGTCAACTTACCAATGGCTCTAGTCAATTGGCCTCAGGGACTAACCAATTATCATCAGGAGCTGACCAATTGGCCCAAGGTGGTGCAGCCTTGACAACAGGCTTGTCGACCTTGTCAAGTGGCGCCGATACTCTATCTCAATCTTTAGCTAAAGCCAAGGACCAGTTGAATGTAGTTTCCGTAAAACCAACGAATGCTAAGGCAGTAGCTCAGCCTTTAAGCATAAAACATAGCGATAAGGATAATGTTGCAACCAATGGTGTCGGTATGGCTCCCTATATGATGTCAGTAGCTCTGATGGTTGTTGCTTTATCCAGTAATGTTATTTTTGCCAAGGCTCTTTCTGGTAATGAACCCAGAACCCGCTTTGCCTGGGCTAAAAACAAGCTCTTGATTAACGGCCTAATTGCTACGGTATCCGCTACTATTCTTTTCTTTGCAGTTCAGGTTATTGGGGTCCATCCTAATTATTCTGGAAAAACCTATCTGGTAACCCTTTTTACTGCTTGGGCCTTGATGGCTGTTGTGACAGCTCTAGTCGGTTGGCATCAACGCTATGGAGCCTTCGCCAGTCTGATTTTACTGCTTTTACAACTGGGTTCCAGTGCAGGGACTTATCCAATTGAGCTCAGTCCAAAATTCTTTAAAGTCATTCAGCCTTATTTACCTATGTCCTATTCAGTGTTAGGGTTACGTAAAACGATATCCCTAACTGGAGATGTGGGGCAAGAGCTTGGTACGTTGTTAGCCTTCATACTTGGAGCAATGCTTGTGGGCCTGCTAATCTATCGTCAGCAAGATGATCGTTAA